The following coding sequences are from one Triticum dicoccoides isolate Atlit2015 ecotype Zavitan chromosome 4A, WEW_v2.0, whole genome shotgun sequence window:
- the LOC119288247 gene encoding probable L-type lectin-domain containing receptor kinase S.5, with the protein MTMPNTNSMLRFSRIAYAVVVVLALGSRTCNCLQFTYPNFNTINRDDFSFSPGSTIADGALQITQSTGNMRHQLGRVVYARETLKLWNNKRAAPTSFRTDFLLNIIPGQNGAGEGMAFVLTNNPSLPNNSSGQWLGICNDTTDGTKMDPVVAIEFDTRKSYEDDLDGNHIGIDINNIKSIRQYPLSNVSIILSSGSDVWVSIRYHGTSKLFQVFLVQHNIRGRYVYQGDIYIDLSQLLQDKIYLVFAGSTGNFTQLNQIKSWNFTMIDE; encoded by the coding sequence ATGACAATGCCCAATACCAATAGCATGTTGAGGTTTTCCCGTATAGCTTATGCAGTTGTTGTCGTCCTAGCCCTAGGCAGTAGAACCTGCAATTGCTTGCAATTTACTTATCCCAACTTCAACACAATCAATAGGGATGATTTCAGTTTCAGCCCAGGCTCCACAATTGCAGATGGTGCCCTGCAAATCACCCAAAGTACCGGAAACATGCGCCACCAATTGGGGAGAGTGGTCTATGCAAGGGAAACCCTCAAGCTGTGGAACAACAAGCGGGCGGCGCCCACCTCGTTCAGGACAGATTTCCTGCTCAACATCATCCCTGGTCAGAATGGGGCTGGAGAAGGTATGGCATTTGTGCTCACAAACAATCCATCATTGCCCAACAacagcagtggccagtggcttggcATATGCAATGACACGACAGATGGCACGAAGATGGACCCAGTAGTTGCTATCGAGTTTGACACGAGGAAGAGCTATGAGGATGACCTTGACGGCAACCATATCGGCATCGACATCAACAACATCAAATCTATTCGGCAGTACCCGCTTAGTAATGTTTCCATCATCCTCTCAAGTGGGTCCGATGTATGGGTCAGTATCAGGTACCACGGCACATCGAAATTGTTTCAAGTATTTCTAGTCCAACACAACATCCGTGGGCGGTATGTCTACCAAGGAGATATCTACATTGATCTATCACAGCTTCTGCAGGACAAGATATATCTTGTATTTGCAGGTTCCACTGGCAACTTCACCCAACTGAACCAGATAAAGTCATGGAACTTCACCATGATAGATGAATAA